A region of Streptomyces sp. R44 DNA encodes the following proteins:
- a CDS encoding SDR family NAD(P)-dependent oxidoreductase, translating into MAQELQGRTAMVTGASKGIGLAVAEALTGAGAFVVAAARTSSPGLDALVAAGKARWVGVDLTRSGSADRLVAEAGPRVDLLVNNVGSAPARPGGFLSVTDAQWQQTLTLNLLTAVSVTRSILPLMLTAGSGSIVNIGSVNAELPDPAVVDYSAAKAALVNFSKALSKEFGPRGIRVNSISPGPVETDLWLGDGGVADTVSAATGRPSEEVKAQAAKATISGRFSRPGEVADLVVFLAGDRAANILGSDLRIDGGLVPTW; encoded by the coding sequence ATGGCACAGGAACTGCAGGGCAGGACGGCCATGGTCACCGGAGCCAGCAAGGGCATCGGGCTGGCCGTGGCCGAGGCCCTCACGGGGGCCGGGGCGTTCGTCGTCGCCGCGGCACGGACCTCGTCTCCCGGGCTGGACGCGCTGGTGGCGGCGGGGAAGGCGCGCTGGGTGGGGGTGGACCTCACTCGGTCCGGCAGCGCGGACCGCCTGGTCGCCGAGGCCGGGCCGCGGGTCGATCTCCTGGTCAACAACGTCGGTTCCGCGCCCGCCCGGCCCGGCGGCTTTCTCTCGGTCACCGACGCGCAGTGGCAGCAGACCCTCACGCTCAACCTGCTCACCGCCGTCTCAGTCACCCGTTCGATCCTGCCGCTGATGCTCACAGCCGGGAGCGGCTCGATCGTGAACATCGGCTCGGTCAACGCCGAACTGCCGGACCCCGCGGTGGTGGACTACAGCGCCGCCAAGGCGGCGCTGGTCAACTTTTCCAAGGCTCTGTCGAAAGAGTTCGGTCCGCGTGGCATCCGGGTCAACAGCATCAGCCCCGGCCCCGTGGAGACGGATCTGTGGCTGGGCGACGGCGGGGTCGCCGACACCGTCTCGGCAGCCACGGGCCGACCGTCCGAGGAGGTGAAGGCGCAGGCGGCGAAGGCAACCATCAGCGGCCGCTTCTCACGGCCGGGAGAGGTCGCCGATCTGGTGGTGTTCCTCGCCGGCGACCGGGCCGCCAACATCCTCGGCAGCGACCTCCGGATCGACGGCGGTCTCGTGCCGACGTGGTGA
- a CDS encoding S26 family signal peptidase, with protein sequence MVVAPVDPSKLEAGDIVLARVAGTVHLPLVSSVDPAGKRVQISNNRGLVNGWTSHDRVFAICVAIDGVTRAEVAGKTLAADSDDSS encoded by the coding sequence GTGGTCGTTGCCCCGGTCGACCCGTCGAAGCTGGAGGCCGGGGACATCGTCCTCGCCCGTGTCGCCGGGACGGTCCACTTGCCCTTGGTGTCGTCCGTGGACCCCGCCGGGAAGCGGGTACAGATCAGTAACAACCGTGGCCTCGTCAACGGCTGGACCAGCCACGATCGCGTCTTCGCTATCTGTGTGGCAATCGACGGCGTCACCAGGGCAGAGGTCGCGGGCAAGACGCTCGCGGCCGACTCCGACGACTCCTCCTGA
- a CDS encoding pyridoxamine 5'-phosphate oxidase family protein — MTVLDCAPHDVLDAYRTCEFVTLGKNGTPLAWPTAVARREDGTLLLTTSLAFAQKALNVRRDGRVALLFSDPTGSELDRAPQVFVSGRAHCPDAIMTGPEGAEEYWRRLFERQPHSRAYLKRPMRPVMSWYYLRLLITVEPERVSMRPSLEELSWPEAPAPAAATHTLPGAAQLGRMPTAVLAGRDASGAPLLARTRPQPTPSGYLVEVPPDCRVEPGPASLLVHRHDELLNHMYNALVRGDLRQTGSGWLLVPSSVIEPMGSGRVSDALRVLRQTKRSTDRYLARRGLPRPKVQWDQFRSLAAPSHTGRSRPC, encoded by the coding sequence ATGACGGTACTCGACTGCGCTCCCCACGACGTCCTGGACGCCTACCGCACCTGCGAGTTCGTCACCCTCGGCAAGAACGGAACGCCGTTGGCCTGGCCGACGGCCGTGGCTCGGCGCGAAGACGGGACCCTCCTGCTGACCACGTCCCTCGCCTTCGCCCAAAAGGCGCTGAACGTACGCCGCGACGGCCGGGTCGCGCTGCTCTTCTCCGACCCCACGGGCAGCGAACTGGACCGGGCTCCGCAAGTGTTCGTCAGCGGCCGCGCCCACTGCCCCGACGCGATCATGACGGGTCCGGAAGGGGCCGAGGAGTACTGGCGCAGGCTCTTCGAACGCCAGCCGCACAGCCGCGCCTACCTCAAGCGCCCCATGAGGCCGGTGATGTCCTGGTACTACCTGCGCCTCCTCATCACCGTCGAACCCGAACGGGTGAGTATGAGGCCGAGCCTGGAGGAGCTGTCGTGGCCCGAGGCGCCGGCTCCCGCCGCCGCGACGCACACGCTGCCCGGGGCCGCGCAACTCGGCCGCATGCCGACGGCGGTACTGGCCGGCCGCGACGCCTCGGGGGCACCGCTGCTCGCCCGTACCCGCCCGCAGCCGACACCGTCGGGCTATCTGGTCGAGGTCCCACCGGACTGCCGTGTCGAGCCGGGGCCGGCCAGCCTGCTGGTGCACCGGCACGACGAACTGCTGAACCACATGTACAACGCGCTCGTACGCGGAGACCTGAGGCAGACCGGTTCGGGCTGGCTCCTGGTGCCGTCCAGCGTGATCGAACCCATGGGTTCGGGGCGGGTCAGCGATGCCCTGCGGGTCCTGCGCCAGACCAAGCGGTCGACCGACCGCTATCTCGCGCGGCGCGGTCTGCCCCGCCCGAAAGTGCAGTGGGATCAGTTCCGTTCCCTGGCGGCGCCGTCGCATACAGGACGGAGCCGACCGTGCTGA